A window of the Mucilaginibacter sp. cycad4 genome harbors these coding sequences:
- a CDS encoding PKD domain-containing protein, with translation MSSINFLRSLSLTFTFLCFAVYASAQGSSNQGTEFYTAYTDHIDGAAGSPTALGRGSQMELYITADVNTAVTVEVADGSFSSTYQVKAKDILTVDIPPGAFIGSQGQFLKGIHITSLKPIAVYAHIFAENVSGATLLLPVNTLGKDYLSINYLQISNSNNGTKNTEGVPSYSTFAVIATEDNTTVEITPAQPLLNGIPANQPFTVNLKKGEVYQGLSATDLTGTRIRSIVSTAGACKKIAVFSGSSKISIGCQGDKGSSDNLFQQVYPLAVWGKNYITAPLKGRNYDILRIVLSSPDTKVTVNGVAPQGGLNNGLYYEFTSTATNVIAADKPIQVAQYAVTQGEGLNCQLIQGDTGDPEMIYLTPIEQTLDHVTLNSTGNYRILNNFINVIIKTAAVPTFSLDGESYTQFSPVPNSIYSYAQISVNAGVHNIKASDGFNAIAYGFGKTESYGYAAGTNLKNLNEFIALLNPLDKSVQANGCADTHYKLQLTLPFQTNKISWDFKDGSAAVVVDNPIPTGSIIKDSKVLYTYECPVDKTYIDGDYSVVATVFNPIADECGSNEDVQFDFNISVPPVVKFNFSNTCFGGDVQFTDQSTSGTRQIKTWRWDFGDGLADIVQNPVHKYAQPGDYPVTLFVTNENGCGAASDPIKIHISKPPVASFSYSTPGCTGQDVTFTDNSTSAGGSITSWQWDFGDGTPVETLTSKNPFNHTFNKPGDYLVKLTVTNDNGCASNIAPLHVNIYPVPVVDFLLPDACEDDFALFTDQSTIADATEADFTYEWNFGDPAATPANPNISHEKNPRHKFLAGNYQVTLKVTSKNGCSFTSASKSLTINGSKPKATVIIKDLAGLCSAQEVFFENRSSVNFGEITRLEVTYDSNDPSTMVVYDHPIPGQQLRHKYPLFTTGSRLVTLRAVAYSGTSCSDVTEIPVNLKASPMVTFDQAPVFCIESEPKKMLPKLDGPAGSGVFSGTGINADGMFNPAVSGAGIFDIRYIYTTADACADTVIQQVKVDASPLVSLGPDFTMLEGTKHILKPTVNDNNLNYKWTPATGLDHDDVANPVASPAQDITYQVVVTSAHGCQAMATVSVKVLKFLVVPNVFTPNGDGINDIWSVKYLESYPNNKVDVYNRFGEKVYSSIGYSVPWDGKYKGLYLPPGTYYYIIDPKNGREVIAGNVTIIR, from the coding sequence TTGAGCAGTATAAATTTTTTGCGGTCGCTAAGCCTCACGTTTACTTTCTTATGCTTTGCTGTTTATGCTTCTGCGCAGGGTTCATCAAACCAGGGTACAGAATTTTATACTGCATATACCGACCATATTGATGGCGCGGCCGGCAGTCCTACTGCGCTGGGCAGGGGTAGCCAGATGGAGCTTTACATAACTGCCGACGTAAATACTGCTGTAACTGTTGAGGTTGCAGATGGTAGCTTTTCAAGCACCTACCAGGTTAAGGCAAAGGACATATTAACGGTAGATATCCCTCCCGGAGCTTTTATCGGGAGCCAGGGGCAGTTTTTAAAGGGGATCCATATCACATCGTTGAAACCTATCGCAGTTTACGCGCATATTTTTGCAGAGAACGTATCCGGTGCAACGCTTCTGCTGCCGGTTAACACGCTCGGTAAAGATTACCTCTCCATTAACTATCTACAAATATCAAACTCAAACAACGGTACAAAAAATACTGAAGGCGTGCCATCATATTCAACCTTTGCAGTAATAGCTACAGAAGATAATACCACGGTTGAAATAACACCCGCACAACCATTGTTAAACGGGATTCCTGCAAACCAACCCTTTACCGTAAATTTAAAAAAAGGCGAAGTATACCAGGGATTATCGGCTACTGATCTTACAGGTACCCGTATCCGTTCAATTGTGAGTACTGCCGGGGCCTGTAAAAAAATAGCTGTTTTTTCGGGTAGCTCAAAAATAAGCATTGGGTGCCAGGGCGATAAAGGCTCATCAGATAACCTCTTTCAGCAGGTTTATCCTTTAGCAGTGTGGGGTAAAAATTATATAACTGCGCCATTAAAAGGGCGCAATTACGATATTTTAAGAATAGTACTTAGCTCGCCCGATACAAAGGTTACCGTAAATGGCGTAGCGCCACAGGGAGGGCTGAACAATGGTTTGTATTACGAGTTTACATCAACTGCAACTAATGTTATCGCTGCCGATAAACCAATTCAGGTAGCGCAATATGCAGTAACCCAGGGCGAAGGTTTAAACTGCCAGCTTATTCAAGGTGATACGGGCGATCCTGAAATGATATATCTAACCCCGATTGAACAAACACTTGATCACGTTACACTAAACTCAACCGGAAACTATCGGATCCTGAATAATTTTATTAATGTTATTATTAAAACAGCTGCGGTGCCAACGTTTTCGCTCGACGGAGAATCTTATACCCAGTTTTCTCCGGTGCCGAACAGCATTTATTCCTACGCACAAATCAGTGTAAATGCAGGCGTACATAATATCAAAGCATCGGATGGGTTCAACGCAATTGCTTATGGGTTTGGCAAAACTGAATCCTACGGTTATGCTGCAGGCACCAACCTTAAAAACCTGAATGAGTTTATTGCATTATTAAACCCTTTGGATAAGTCGGTACAGGCCAATGGCTGCGCCGATACACATTACAAACTGCAGCTTACGTTGCCATTTCAAACCAATAAAATAAGCTGGGACTTTAAGGATGGCAGTGCTGCTGTTGTTGTAGACAACCCAATACCAACCGGTTCAATCATAAAGGATTCGAAGGTGCTTTATACTTATGAATGTCCGGTAGATAAAACCTATATCGATGGCGATTATAGTGTGGTGGCAACTGTATTTAACCCTATTGCGGATGAATGCGGATCAAATGAGGACGTGCAGTTTGATTTTAATATCTCGGTGCCGCCGGTTGTAAAGTTCAATTTTTCAAATACCTGTTTTGGCGGCGATGTTCAGTTCACCGATCAGTCAACCTCAGGTACACGGCAAATTAAAACATGGCGATGGGACTTTGGTGATGGCTTAGCTGATATAGTGCAAAACCCTGTACATAAATATGCCCAACCCGGCGATTACCCGGTTACCCTGTTTGTTACCAATGAAAATGGATGCGGGGCTGCATCTGATCCAATAAAAATCCATATATCAAAGCCTCCTGTTGCGTCCTTTAGCTACTCAACACCTGGCTGTACAGGGCAGGACGTTACCTTTACCGATAATTCAACATCTGCCGGAGGAAGTATCACAAGCTGGCAATGGGACTTTGGCGATGGTACACCGGTTGAAACCCTTACAAGCAAAAATCCGTTTAACCACACGTTTAATAAACCGGGAGATTATTTGGTTAAACTAACCGTCACAAATGATAATGGTTGCGCAAGTAATATAGCCCCGTTGCATGTTAACATTTATCCTGTGCCAGTAGTTGATTTTTTATTGCCCGATGCTTGTGAAGATGACTTTGCTCTGTTTACTGATCAAAGCACAATTGCTGATGCCACAGAAGCAGATTTTACCTACGAGTGGAATTTTGGCGATCCTGCAGCAACACCAGCTAACCCGAATATTTCCCACGAGAAAAACCCCAGGCACAAGTTTTTGGCCGGTAATTACCAGGTTACACTTAAGGTTACTTCAAAAAACGGATGCTCTTTTACATCGGCTTCAAAGTCATTAACAATTAACGGCAGTAAGCCAAAGGCTACAGTAATTATTAAGGATCTGGCAGGCTTATGCAGCGCTCAGGAAGTGTTTTTTGAAAACCGGTCATCGGTTAATTTCGGGGAGATTACCCGGCTTGAGGTTACTTATGACAGCAACGATCCATCAACTATGGTGGTTTATGATCATCCGATACCAGGACAACAACTGCGACATAAATATCCCTTGTTTACCACGGGATCGCGCCTGGTTACCTTGCGGGCAGTAGCGTATTCAGGCACATCATGTTCTGATGTTACAGAAATCCCGGTTAATTTAAAAGCATCGCCTATGGTGACCTTTGATCAGGCGCCTGTTTTTTGCATCGAATCGGAACCAAAAAAAATGTTGCCAAAACTTGATGGCCCTGCCGGTTCAGGCGTATTTTCAGGAACAGGGATTAATGCGGATGGTATGTTTAACCCGGCTGTTTCCGGCGCAGGCATATTTGATATCAGGTACATCTACACAACTGCGGATGCCTGTGCTGATACAGTTATACAACAGGTTAAGGTAGATGCATCGCCTCTTGTTTCATTAGGGCCGGATTTTACCATGCTTGAAGGCACAAAGCACATTTTAAAACCCACAGTGAACGATAATAACTTAAATTATAAATGGACACCGGCAACAGGCCTTGATCATGACGATGTAGCTAATCCTGTGGCAAGCCCGGCACAGGATATAACCTACCAGGTAGTGGTTACATCGGCACATGGATGCCAGGCTATGGCTACTGTATCGGTAAAGGTTTTAAAGTTTTTAGTAGTTCCCAATGTGTTTACGCCTAATGGAGATGGGATAAATGACATTTGGAGTGTTAAATATTTAGAAAGTTATCCAAATAATAAGGTTGATGTATACAACCGATTCGGAGAAAAGGTATATTCGTCAATTGGTTATAGTGTACCGTGGGATGGGAAATACAAAGGCTTATATTTGCCTCCCGGAACTTATTATTATATTATTGACCCCAAAAATGGCCGGGAGGTTATTGCAGGTAATGTGACCATTATCAGATAA
- a CDS encoding ABC transporter ATP-binding protein — MQPDPTKKTNSKPPGVFSLLKPYKGLVALLLLFALLGNAMNLWLPKIIANGIDAYSNHHFVINEVMVKFLTATIVVFLFAGLQAIVQIYASEKVARDLRQQLADKISRQTHAFIEQANPSKLLTNLTSDIDSIKLFVSQALVSIVSSLFIIIGCSVMLLTINWKLALVVITIIPIIGGTFFYVLKNVRALFMKSRGVIDQLNKVINESILGAALIRVINSQQLEYNKFLAANTEAKDYGLKILGFFAGLIPIVTFTANMAAFTILVMGGHFVISGSMTLGSFAAFNSYLSLLIFPIFILGFMSNLIAQATASFTRISLVLNAPDVTDGGPLKDTLHGDVELKDVTITYGQKSALKNISFKVKAGSKIAIIGPTSAGKTQLLYLLTGLISATTGEVLFDSKPLTEYDSETFHRQVGFVFQDSIIFNMSIRENIAFSDTVTDESLQKAIETAELSTFIDGLPNKLSTVVSERGSSLSGGQKQRIMLARALAVNPKVLLLDDFTARVDNNTERKILANIQKNYPGLTLISVTQKIASVEHYDQIILLMQGEIVASGVHDELMKTSPDYVQIFNSQQSTSNYEQGVNH; from the coding sequence ATGCAACCTGATCCTACAAAAAAAACAAACAGTAAACCTCCCGGTGTATTTAGTTTGCTGAAACCATATAAAGGGCTTGTGGCACTTTTGTTGTTATTTGCCTTACTGGGCAATGCCATGAACCTTTGGCTGCCTAAAATTATAGCTAATGGTATCGATGCCTACTCCAATCACCATTTTGTGATAAACGAAGTTATGGTCAAATTCCTGACAGCAACGATTGTAGTATTTTTGTTTGCAGGCTTACAGGCAATTGTTCAAATATATGCGTCTGAAAAAGTAGCGCGCGATCTCAGGCAGCAGCTGGCTGACAAAATATCCCGCCAAACCCATGCTTTTATCGAACAGGCAAATCCTTCAAAACTGTTAACCAACCTTACTTCGGATATCGATTCGATCAAACTATTCGTATCACAAGCTTTGGTCTCCATTGTATCATCCTTGTTTATCATTATTGGCTGCAGTGTGATGCTGCTTACCATTAACTGGAAACTTGCGCTGGTTGTGATCACCATTATTCCCATTATAGGTGGTACGTTTTTTTATGTTTTGAAAAACGTGCGTGCCTTGTTTATGAAAAGCCGCGGCGTTATCGATCAGCTTAACAAGGTAATTAACGAGAGCATACTTGGCGCGGCACTTATCAGGGTGATCAACTCGCAGCAACTGGAGTACAATAAATTCCTTGCTGCCAATACTGAAGCGAAGGATTACGGCTTAAAGATCCTTGGCTTTTTTGCCGGGCTCATTCCCATTGTAACGTTTACGGCTAACATGGCTGCATTTACCATTTTGGTAATGGGCGGGCATTTCGTGATCAGCGGCAGCATGACCCTGGGCAGTTTCGCGGCTTTTAACAGCTACCTGTCGTTATTGATATTCCCGATATTCATTTTAGGTTTCATGAGCAACCTGATAGCGCAGGCCACGGCTTCGTTTACAAGGATCAGCCTGGTTTTGAACGCGCCTGACGTTACCGACGGCGGTCCGCTGAAAGATACTTTGCACGGCGATGTTGAACTTAAGGACGTTACCATAACCTATGGGCAAAAATCGGCACTAAAAAACATCTCATTTAAAGTTAAGGCGGGTTCAAAGATCGCTATTATCGGGCCGACATCCGCAGGTAAAACACAGTTATTGTACTTGCTTACGGGTTTGATTAGTGCAACTACAGGCGAAGTGCTGTTTGATAGCAAACCGCTTACCGAATACGACAGTGAGACCTTTCACAGGCAGGTTGGCTTTGTTTTCCAGGACAGTATCATCTTTAACATGAGCATCCGTGAAAATATAGCCTTCAGCGATACGGTAACTGATGAATCGCTTCAAAAGGCTATTGAAACGGCCGAGTTAAGCACGTTTATAGACGGCCTGCCCAATAAATTGAGTACCGTAGTATCTGAACGGGGATCAAGCCTTTCGGGCGGACAAAAACAACGTATAATGCTGGCCCGGGCGCTTGCAGTTAATCCAAAGGTTTTGCTGCTTGATGATTTTACTGCAAGGGTTGATAACAATACAGAAAGAAAGATCCTGGCAAATATTCAAAAGAACTATCCGGGTTTAACGCTGATATCGGTAACCCAAAAGATTGCTTCTGTTGAACATTACGACCAGATCATTTTGCTGATGCAGGGCGAAATAGTAGCCAGCGGTGTGCATGATGAGTTGATGAAAACGAGCCCGGATTATGTACAGATCTTTAATTCACAGCAAAGTACCAGCAATTACGAACAGGGTGTTAATCACTAA
- a CDS encoding NUDIX domain-containing protein, with amino-acid sequence MHKYSGETRILVATDCIIFGFDGANIKLLLVQRGLEPEKHKWSLIGGFIKPTESPEDAANRVLELRTGLKNVYMEQFQVFGKPERDPVERTLSVAYFALIDIHKYEAQLSEEYHPEWFLLDEMPDLIFDHNEMVRLAKRQLRYKAALHPILFQLLPEKFTIPQLQALYEGVYQTKFDDRNFSRKLLSTGLLVKLPEKDKLSSKKGAFYYKLDQSHYEENFESFLNLVPNPDKFF; translated from the coding sequence ATGCATAAGTACAGCGGCGAAACGCGCATTTTAGTTGCAACAGATTGTATCATATTCGGATTCGACGGGGCAAATATTAAGTTATTGCTTGTTCAGCGTGGCCTTGAGCCCGAAAAACACAAGTGGAGCCTGATAGGCGGTTTTATAAAGCCAACCGAATCACCGGAAGATGCTGCAAACCGTGTTCTTGAATTGCGTACCGGGCTTAAAAATGTGTACATGGAGCAGTTCCAGGTATTTGGTAAGCCAGAGCGTGACCCGGTAGAAAGAACGCTTTCCGTTGCTTATTTCGCGCTTATCGATATCCACAAGTATGAGGCACAGCTAAGTGAAGAGTACCATCCCGAATGGTTTTTGCTGGATGAAATGCCCGACCTGATATTTGACCACAATGAAATGGTGCGCCTGGCTAAAAGGCAGCTGCGTTACAAGGCCGCGCTTCACCCGATATTATTCCAGTTACTCCCTGAAAAGTTTACGATTCCGCAATTGCAGGCACTTTATGAAGGTGTTTATCAAACCAAATTTGATGACAGGAACTTTAGCCGTAAGCTGCTTTCAACAGGTTTGCTTGTAAAGCTTCCTGAAAAGGATAAGCTGTCATCAAAAAAAGGGGCGTTTTACTACAAGCTTGATCAATCACATTACGAAGAAAACTTTGAATCGTTCCTGAACCTGGTGCCTAACCCGGATAAGTTTTTTTAG
- a CDS encoding MarR family winged helix-turn-helix transcriptional regulator has product MKPIVQLVDEWAAFEAVSEQPTVEAFCRYYLQKQRPKPKHPDKKGERIMNGAYLLKILGRILSAYSLYFRSAVNHIGVPPAESFYYLNGLLHLGEVRKSDLINYMFAETTTGMDVINRLIRESKIDERTSPDDKRAKLIKITEKGIAALDDYYKISGKVVEMTFKGVDDDILTDCYEMLKYCEQRNSTVAIELKNKPFDQMYELAMADKA; this is encoded by the coding sequence ATGAAACCGATAGTGCAATTAGTTGACGAGTGGGCTGCTTTTGAAGCAGTAAGTGAACAACCTACTGTAGAAGCATTTTGCAGATATTATCTGCAAAAACAACGCCCAAAGCCTAAACACCCCGACAAAAAAGGCGAGCGTATCATGAACGGCGCCTATTTACTTAAAATCCTCGGCCGTATTTTAAGTGCTTATTCGCTTTATTTCCGATCGGCAGTTAACCACATCGGCGTCCCTCCTGCCGAAAGTTTTTATTACCTGAATGGATTGCTTCATCTTGGTGAAGTAAGAAAAAGCGACCTGATCAATTATATGTTCGCCGAAACAACTACCGGCATGGACGTCATTAACCGGCTCATTCGTGAAAGTAAGATAGATGAACGCACCTCGCCCGATGACAAACGGGCTAAACTGATCAAGATAACAGAAAAAGGTATTGCGGCACTTGACGATTATTATAAGATCTCGGGCAAAGTGGTGGAAATGACTTTTAAAGGAGTTGATGACGATATTTTAACCGATTGTTATGAGATGCTTAAATATTGTGAGCAGCGGAACTCCACTGTTGCCATCGAACTAAAAAATAAACCTTTTGACCAGATGTATGAGCTTGCAATGGCCGATAAAGCTTAA
- a CDS encoding arginine decarboxylase produces MQSYQEFLDLSVGFPQDGFEIIDDELYFQDLNLMEMIETYGTPLRFTYLPMISKKIQQAKLLFQQAIIKNNYRGSYKYCYCTKSSHFKHIVEEALKNEIHLETSSAFDMPMIDALEKKGTVTKDITVICNGFKTFQYKTYIIDMLHDGFKNIIPVLDNKEEFNLYDDEIEMDTPCNLGIRIAAEEQPDSQFYTSRLGVRMEDVIDFYHNKIEDNPNFQVKLLHFFINSGISDTPYYWNELEKYVTLYCKFKKVNPHLDTLDIGGGMPFKDSLVFDFDYEYMINEIVSRIKEICAEHDTMEPDIITEFGKYTVAEASGILYKVLGRKQQNDRERWLMLDGSFITNLPDVWALNQKYILLPVNNWDSEYERVNLGGITCDGQDYYNQEAHMNSVFMPKTRKVQYLGFFNTGAYQEVLSGYGGIHHCLLPSPKHVIIRRNRDETFNFEVFGEEQNSKQVLKILGYTT; encoded by the coding sequence ATGCAGAGTTACCAGGAATTTCTTGACTTAAGTGTAGGCTTTCCACAGGATGGTTTTGAGATCATCGATGATGAACTATACTTTCAGGACCTAAATTTGATGGAGATGATTGAAACGTACGGAACTCCCCTACGCTTTACTTATCTGCCTATGATATCCAAGAAGATTCAGCAGGCCAAACTGCTGTTTCAACAGGCTATTATCAAAAACAATTATCGTGGCAGCTATAAATACTGCTATTGCACCAAGAGCTCGCATTTCAAGCATATTGTTGAAGAGGCCCTGAAAAACGAGATCCACCTGGAAACATCATCGGCATTTGACATGCCTATGATTGATGCGCTGGAGAAAAAAGGTACCGTAACAAAGGATATAACAGTAATATGTAACGGCTTTAAAACCTTTCAGTACAAAACGTATATTATTGATATGCTGCATGATGGTTTTAAAAACATCATCCCGGTATTAGATAATAAAGAAGAATTTAACCTTTACGACGACGAAATTGAGATGGACACCCCTTGTAACCTGGGTATCCGGATAGCAGCTGAAGAGCAGCCTGATTCTCAGTTTTACACTTCACGTTTAGGTGTGCGTATGGAAGATGTTATTGACTTTTATCATAACAAAATTGAGGATAACCCTAACTTCCAGGTTAAGTTATTGCATTTCTTCATCAACTCCGGTATCTCTGATACACCGTATTACTGGAACGAGCTTGAAAAATATGTAACCCTTTACTGCAAATTCAAAAAAGTAAACCCACACCTGGATACACTTGATATTGGCGGCGGTATGCCATTTAAAGACTCGCTGGTTTTCGATTTTGATTATGAATACATGATCAACGAAATTGTAAGCCGCATCAAAGAGATCTGTGCTGAGCATGACACCATGGAACCGGATATCATTACCGAATTCGGCAAGTATACTGTAGCCGAAGCTTCGGGTATCCTGTACAAGGTATTAGGCCGTAAACAACAAAACGACCGCGAACGCTGGCTGATGCTTGATGGCTCATTTATTACCAATCTGCCTGATGTGTGGGCACTGAATCAAAAATACATCTTGTTGCCGGTTAACAACTGGGATTCGGAATACGAACGTGTAAACCTTGGCGGTATCACCTGCGACGGGCAGGACTATTACAACCAGGAAGCGCATATGAACAGTGTATTTATGCCTAAAACCCGTAAGGTGCAATATTTGGGATTCTTTAATACCGGTGCTTACCAGGAGGTATTAAGCGGTTATGGCGGCATCCACCACTGCCTGTTGCCATCGCCCAAACATGTGATCATTCGCCGTAACAGGGACGAAACGTTTAACTTTGAGGTATTTGGAGAAGAACAAAACAGTAAGCAGGTATTAAAAATCCTGGGCTATACTACATAG
- a CDS encoding ABC transporter ATP-binding protein — MNYDLNQLGKNQQKTSTLAGLKKLFQLIAHEKRTLIIAFFAILVNSTLNLLGPLIIGHTIDKYVQHKDFSGVLHNAAILFCMYLVALFTSYKQTTLMGGVGQRMLFTLRNSIFNKLQQLPVAFFNQNKAGDLISRVNNDTDKLNQFFSQSLMQFIGNISIMIGAGIFLLAINIELGAAALSPALVILFLTLVLSPWIKRKNAANLKSTGALSGEIQESINNFKVIIAFNRRDYFRKRFDIANNQNYKTAIGSGLANNVFVPVYGLFASMAQLTVLCFGIYLISKGMFSIGLLVSYLSYATNFYNPLRQLAALWTNFQLAMAGWDRISQILSLETDLPVLQAGISEPDAALLEFRHVHFSYDESREILHNICFKLERGKTYALVGPTGGGKTTTASLIARLYDPTKGLVLLGGKDIRSFTAEERSRKIGFILQEPFLFTGTVRDNILYGNELFEDHTNEEMEQVIRDVNLGSLLAIFEEGLDTKVLSGGDSISLGQKQLIAFMRAVLRNPEILILDEATANIDTITEKLLSDILDNLPKTTTRVIIAHRLNTIENADEIFFVNSGEVIRAGSFDDAMDLLLQGKRVS; from the coding sequence ATGAACTACGATCTTAACCAATTAGGTAAAAATCAGCAGAAAACCTCGACGCTGGCCGGGTTAAAAAAGCTGTTCCAGCTTATAGCCCACGAAAAGCGTACGCTCATTATTGCTTTTTTTGCCATCCTTGTTAACTCCACACTTAACCTGCTTGGGCCGCTTATTATTGGCCATACCATTGACAAGTATGTGCAGCACAAAGATTTTAGCGGGGTTTTACATAATGCAGCTATTTTATTTTGTATGTACCTGGTAGCTTTATTTACCAGCTATAAGCAAACCACGCTAATGGGCGGGGTGGGGCAAAGGATGTTGTTTACCCTGCGTAATTCTATCTTTAATAAGTTACAGCAGTTGCCGGTGGCCTTTTTTAATCAGAACAAAGCCGGCGATCTGATATCGAGAGTTAATAACGATACCGATAAGCTTAATCAATTCTTCTCCCAATCGCTGATGCAGTTTATCGGCAATATCTCTATTATGATTGGCGCCGGTATTTTTTTGCTGGCTATCAATATTGAACTGGGGGCCGCTGCTTTATCTCCCGCGTTGGTCATCCTGTTTTTAACGCTGGTATTATCACCATGGATAAAAAGGAAAAATGCCGCGAATTTGAAAAGTACCGGTGCATTGAGCGGTGAGATCCAGGAGAGCATTAATAATTTTAAAGTGATCATCGCTTTTAACCGGCGCGATTATTTCAGGAAACGTTTCGATATCGCCAACAATCAAAACTATAAAACTGCTATTGGATCGGGCTTGGCTAATAACGTTTTTGTGCCGGTATATGGTTTATTTGCCAGCATGGCCCAGCTTACCGTGCTGTGCTTTGGTATCTACCTGATCAGTAAAGGTATGTTCTCTATCGGGTTGCTGGTTAGTTACCTGTCATATGCTACCAACTTTTATAATCCGTTAAGGCAATTAGCTGCCTTATGGACAAACTTTCAATTGGCAATGGCAGGTTGGGACAGGATCTCGCAGATCTTATCCCTTGAAACAGATTTGCCGGTACTGCAGGCAGGCATTAGCGAACCTGATGCTGCTTTATTAGAGTTCAGGCATGTGCATTTCAGTTATGATGAAAGCCGGGAGATCCTCCATAATATCTGCTTTAAGTTAGAACGCGGCAAAACCTATGCCTTAGTTGGCCCCACAGGTGGCGGCAAAACAACAACTGCTTCACTAATAGCACGTTTGTATGACCCTACTAAAGGCCTGGTGTTACTTGGCGGGAAAGATATCAGGAGCTTCACAGCGGAGGAACGCAGCCGAAAAATAGGCTTTATTTTGCAGGAGCCGTTCCTTTTTACAGGCACGGTGAGGGATAATATCCTTTATGGCAACGAGCTATTTGAAGATCATACTAACGAAGAAATGGAACAGGTGATCAGGGATGTTAACCTGGGCAGCCTGCTGGCAATTTTTGAAGAGGGACTGGATACCAAAGTTCTGTCAGGTGGAGATAGTATTAGTTTAGGCCAAAAGCAATTGATTGCCTTTATGCGGGCTGTTTTGCGTAATCCCGAAATTTTGATATTGGATGAAGCTACGGCCAACATTGATACCATTACTGAAAAATTGTTGAGCGATATTTTGGATAACCTCCCTAAAACTACTACAAGGGTAATCATAGCGCACCGTCTAAATACCATTGAAAATGCCGATGAGATTTTCTTCGTAAACTCAGGAGAGGTGATCAGGGCAGGATCATTTGATGATGCTATGGATTTATTGTTGCAGGGGAAAAGGGTGAGTTAA
- a CDS encoding type IX secretion system membrane protein PorP/SprF translates to MKRILHTLLIIAVTTQLAKAQQRPQYTQYVFNNYLLNPALSGIENYTDVKLGYRSQWTGLEGAPVTSYFSVNAPIGNRFLQGDATAFPAGGGLNPSSRSYTQNYMAAEPHHGVGLMVVSDKTGPITQTNIDATYAYHLGLTETLNLAVGVSAGVSHNIIDKSKLTYVDQNDPTINGIAGSQWKPDLGVGVWAYSSNYFFGASVQQILPQNLYVTTSTTAVQNKTVPHYFVTGGVKLFVSDDITLMPSALLKFIAPVPVTFDVNMKMSFRDKFWIGGSYRRNDSYAALVGFNLNSLINVGYSYDFTTSALNTVSHGSHEIVLGILLNNRYKVTCPQHTF, encoded by the coding sequence ATGAAGCGAATTTTACATACTCTACTTATTATTGCTGTAACAACTCAACTGGCAAAAGCACAGCAACGACCGCAGTACACTCAATACGTATTTAATAATTACCTTTTAAACCCTGCGTTAAGCGGTATTGAAAACTATACCGATGTAAAACTGGGCTACCGGAGCCAATGGACAGGGCTTGAAGGAGCACCTGTAACATCCTATTTTTCAGTAAACGCGCCTATAGGTAACAGGTTTTTACAGGGCGATGCTACCGCGTTTCCGGCAGGAGGAGGGCTAAACCCGTCAAGCAGGTCATATACACAAAATTATATGGCTGCAGAACCGCACCACGGGGTGGGTTTAATGGTGGTATCTGATAAAACCGGCCCGATAACACAAACCAATATTGATGCAACTTATGCCTACCACCTTGGGCTTACCGAAACTTTAAACTTAGCTGTTGGGGTATCTGCCGGGGTAAGTCATAATATTATAGATAAAAGTAAACTTACCTATGTTGATCAAAACGACCCGACCATTAATGGCATCGCGGGTTCACAGTGGAAACCCGACTTAGGTGTAGGTGTATGGGCATATTCGTCAAATTATTTCTTTGGTGCATCAGTACAACAAATCCTGCCGCAAAATTTATATGTGACTACATCTACAACAGCTGTACAAAATAAAACCGTGCCGCATTATTTTGTGACCGGTGGCGTTAAGCTTTTCGTATCTGATGATATTACGCTGATGCCTTCTGCCTTATTAAAATTTATAGCTCCTGTTCCGGTAACTTTTGATGTGAACATGAAAATGTCGTTTAGAGACAAATTCTGGATAGGGGGTTCATACCGTCGTAATGATTCATACGCCGCGTTAGTAGGGTTTAACCTGAACTCGCTTATTAATGTCGGGTATTCATATGATTTTACAACATCTGCCTTAAACACGGTGAGCCATGGCTCACATGAAATTGTGTTAGGCATCCTGCTTAATAATCGATATAAAGTAACTTGTCCTCAGCATACTTTTTAA